One region of Solanum pennellii chromosome 6, SPENNV200 genomic DNA includes:
- the LOC107021607 gene encoding alcohol dehydrogenase 2 yields the protein MSTTVGQVIRCKAAVAWEAGKPLVMEEVDVAPPQKMEVRLKILYTSLCHTDVYFWEAKGQNPVFPRILGHEAAGIVESVGEGVTELAPGDHVLPVFTGECKDCAHCKSEESNMCSLLRINTDRGVMINDGKSRFSINGNPIYHFVGTSTFSEYTVVHVGCVAKINPLAPLDKVCVLSCGISTGLGASLNVAKPTKGSSVAIFGLGAVGLAAAEGARIAGASRIIGVDLNASRFEQAKKFGVTEFVNPKDYSKPVQEVIAEMTDGGVDRSVECTGHIDAMISAFECVHDGWGVAVLVGVPHKEAVFKTHPMNFLNERTLKGTFFGNYKPRSDIPSVVEKYMNKELELEKFITHTLPFAEINKAFDLMLKGEGLRCIITMAD from the exons atGTCAACTACTGTAGGCCAAGTCATTCGTTGCAAAG ctGCTGTGGCATGGGAAGCTGGTAAGCCATTAGTGATGGAGGAAGTAGATGTTGCTCCTCCACAGAAAATGGAAGTTCGTCTTAAGATCCTCTATACTTCACTCTGTCATACTGATGTATACTTCTGGGAAGCTAAG GGTCAAAATCCAGTCTTTCCTCGAATTCTTGGACATGAAGCAGCAGG GATTGTGGAGAGTGTTGGAGAGGGAGTAACAGAACTTGCACCAGGAGACCATGTTCTTCCTGTCTTTACAGGGGAATGTAAAGATTGTGCTCACTGTAAATCTGAAGAAAGCAATATGTGTAGCCTCTTAAGGATTAACACTGACAGGGGAGTGATGATTAATGATGGAAAATCAAGGTTTTCCATCAATGGAAACCCCATTTACCATTTTGTTGGGACCTCTACTTTTAGTGAGTACACTGTGGTTCATGTTGGATGTGTTGCAAAAATTAACCCTCTTGCTCCTCTTGACAAAGTATGTGTCCTTAGTTGTGGAATTTCGACAG GCCTTGGAGCAAGTTTGAATGTTGCTAAACCAACAAAAGGCTCAAGTGTGGCTATATTCGGGCTAGGAGCTGTAGGCCTCGCG GCTGCAGAAGGAGCCAGAATTGCTGGTGCTTCGAGGATAATTGGTGTTGATTTAAATGCTAGTAGATTTGAGCAAG CTAAGAAATTTGGTGTGACAGAGTTTGTGAACCCAAAGGACTATAGTAAGCCAGTTCAAGAG GTAATTGCTGAGATGACTGATGGGGGAGTCGATAGGAGTGTGGAATGTACTGGTCATATTGATGCTATGATTTCAGCATTTGAATGTGTCCATGAT GGCTGGGGAGTGGCGGTTCTTGTTGGTGTACCTCATAAAGAAGCTGTGTTCAAGACACATCCTATGAACTTTTTGAATGAAAGGACTCTCAAAGGAACCTTCTTTGGAAACTACAAACCTCGTTCGGATATTCCTTCTGTTGTTGAGAAATACATGAACAAAGAACTTGAATTGGAGAAATTCATCACTCATACACTTCCATTTGCTGAAATCAATAAGGCTTTCGATTTAATGTTGAAGGGAGAAGGCCTTCGTTGCATCATCACCATGGCGGACTAA